A portion of the Lolium rigidum isolate FL_2022 chromosome 1, APGP_CSIRO_Lrig_0.1, whole genome shotgun sequence genome contains these proteins:
- the LOC124685182 gene encoding pre-mRNA-splicing factor ATP-dependent RNA helicase DEAH10-like, giving the protein MPSFSSGVSPQKQQHNARRKQLIRQQRKSLPIASVEKRLVEEVRKNGTLIVVGETGSGKTTQLPQFLYDAGFCQDGKVIAITQPRRVAAVTVAKRVAEECNDQLGRKVGYSIRFDDSTSNATRIKYMTDGLLLREALLDPLLSKYSVIVVDEAHERTVHTDVLLGLLKKVQQSRSLCSNNNGETLSDRQDPQSSSLKASQGIKFAPLKLIIMSASLDAKCFSDYFGGAKAVHIQGRQYPVDTLYTYQPESDYLDATLVTIFQIHLEEGPGDILAFLTGQEEIESLERLIQERARLLPPDSSRIWITPIYSSLPSEQQMNAFKPAPSGNRKVVLATNIAETSVTIPGIKYVIDPGMVKARAYNPVTGMESLIIIPVSKAQALQRSGRAGREGPGKCFRLFQECEFDKLAESTVPEIKRCNLANVVLQLKALGIDDIIGFDFMEKPSRTSILKSLEQLILLGALTDDYKLSDPVGKQMARLPLDPMYSKALIVSSEFKCLEEMLIVVSMLSVESIFFTPREKLEEARAARKSFESSEGDHITLVNVFRAAAECLEKSKNANAKEKTMEKALNRWCWENFINYRSLRHARDVHSQIQGHVQQMGLNLSSCGDDMVQFRRCLTAAFFLNAAMRQPDGSFRAIATGQSVQMHPSSVLFRTKPDCVIFNELVRTTQNYVKNLTRIDPLWLAELAPQYYATED; this is encoded by the exons ATGCCGTCCTTCTCGTCCGGCGTTTCTCCGCAGAAGCAGCAGCATAACGCGCG GAGGAAGCAGCTGATTCGCCAGCAGAGGAAGTCGCTCCCTATCGCGTCAG TGGAGAAAaggcttgttgaggaggtgaggaAGAATGGCACGCTCATTGTTGTCGGCGAGACCGGGAGTGGCAAAACGACCC AGTTGCCACAGTTTTTGTATGACGCTGGGTTTTGTCAGGATGGAAAAGTCATTGCCATCACCCAGCCTCGAAGAGTTGCAGCTGTTACAGTAGCAAAGCGTGTTGCTGAGGAATGCAATGATCAGTTGGGCAGAAAAGTTGGATACTCTATTAGATTTGATGATTCCACATCTAATGCAACAAGGATTAAGTACATGACTGatggtttgcttctaag GGAAGCACTTTTGGATCCGCTATTGTCTAAGTATAGTGTTATAGTTGTTGACGAGGCCCACGAGAGAACCGTCCATACAGATGTATTGCTGGGTTTGTTGAAAAAAGTGCAGCAATCCCGATCTCTTTGTTCCAATAACAATGGGGAGACTTTGTCTGACAGACAAGACCCTCAAAGTTCTAGTCTGAAGGCAAGCCAGGGAATAAAATTTGCGCCTTTAAAGCTAATTATTATGAGTGCCAGTTTGGACGCCAAGTGTTTTTCTGATTATTTTGGTGGCGCTAAAGCTGTACATATTCAAGGGCGGCAATACCCTGTCGACACACTGTATACTTATCAGCCTGAGTCGGATTATCTAGATGCTACACTAGTTACGATATTTCAG ATCCATTTGGAGGAAGGACCTGGAGACATTCTTGCATTTTTAACAGGTCAAGAGGAGATTGAATCACTAGAGAGACTTATTCAGGAGCGTGCTCGTCTACTTCCACCAGATAGTAGTAGGATATGGATTACACCTATCTACTCATCGCTTCCATCAGAGCAGCAAATGAATGCTTTTAAGCCAGCACCATCTGGAAACCGTAAG GTGGTTCTAGCAACAAATATTGCAGAGACTTCTGTAACAATACCTGGTATTAAATATGTTATTGATCCTGGCATGGTCAAAGCGCGTGCCTACAATCCTGTAACTGGAATGGAATCCCTAATCATCATCCCAGTTTCTAAAGCACAGGCTCTTCAAAGGAG TGGTCGTGCTGGACGTGAGGGGCCAGGGAAGTGCTTCCGTTTGTTCCAAGAATGTGAGTTTGATAAACTGGCGGAATCCACTGTTCCTGAGATTAAACGATGTAATCTTGCGAATGTTGTACTACAGCTCAAAGCTCTTGGAATCGATGATATCATAGGTTTCGATTTTATGGAAAAACCATCGAG GACGTCTATTTTGAAATCATTGGAGCAATTGATTTTACTCGGAGCTTTGACTGATGATTATAAGCTGTCAGATCCAGTTGGTAAACAAATGGCTAGGCTGCCTTTGGATCCGATGTACTCCAAGGCATTGATAGTGTCAAGCGAATTCAAGTGCTTGGAAGAAATGTTGATTGTTGTTTCTATGCTTTCAGTGGAATCAATTTTCTTCACCCCACGCGAGAAATTAGAAGAG GCAAGAGCTGCTAGGAAGAGTTTTGAAAGCTCAGAAGGAGACCATATAACTTTGGTGAATGTATTTAGAGCCGCTGCAGAATGCTTGGAGAAGAGCAAAAACGCAAATGCAAAAGAAAAAACAATGGAGAAGGCTTTGAACAGATGGTGCTGGGAGAACTTCATCAATTACCGCTCTCTAAGACATGCTCGTGATGTTCACAG TCAAATTCAGGGCCATGTCCAACAGATGGGGCTTAACCTGTCATCATGTGGAGATGACATGGTTCAGTTCCGGAGATGCCTCACTGCTGCTTTCTTCCTCAACGCAGCGATGCGGCAACCAGATGGATCATTCAG GGCTATTGCAACTGGCCAGAGCGTGCAGATGCATCCTTCATCTGTGCTCTTCCGTACCAAGCCGGACTGTgtcatcttcaacgagcttgtccGGACGACCCAGAATTACGTGAAGAACCTGACGCGGATAGACCCCTTGTGGCTGGCTGAACTCGCCCCACAATACTACGCGACCGAAGACTAG
- the LOC124685184 gene encoding 26S proteasome regulatory subunit 7A: MAPEPEDDIMNEKNPRPLDEDDIALLKTYGLGPYSNTIKKVEKEIKEKAKNINDLCGIKESDTGLAPPSQWDLVSDKQMMQEEQPLQVARCTKIISPNTDDAKYVINVKQIAKFVVGLGDKVSPTDIEEGMRVGVDRNKYQIQIPLPPKIDPSVTMMTVEEKPDVTYNDVGGCKEQIEKMREVVELPMLHPEKFVKLGIDPPKGVLCYGPPGTGKTLLARAVANRTDACFIRVIGSELVQKYVGEGARMVRELFQMARSKKACIVFFDEVDAIGGARFDDGAGGDNEVQRTMLEIVNQLDGFDSRGNIKVLMATNRPDTLDPALLRPGRLDRKVEFGLPDLEGRTQIFKIHTRAMNCERDIRFELLARLCPNSTGADIRSVCTEAGMYAIRARRKTVTEKDFLDAVNKVIKGYQKFSATPKYMVYN, from the exons ATGGCGCCGGAGCCGGAAGATGACATCATGAACGAGAAGAACCCGCGGCCGCTCGACGAGGACGACATCGCCCTCCTCAAGACCTAT GGGCTCGGACCGTACTCGAACACCATCAAGAAGGTCGAGAAGGAGATAAAGGAGAAGGCCAAGAACATCAATGACCTCTGTG GGATAAAGGAGTCTGATACTGGATTAGCTCCACCAAGCCAGTGGGATCTTGTTTCCGACAAGCAGATGATGCAGGAGGAGCAACCATTGCAG GTTGCTAGATGCACGAAGATCATAAGTCCTAATACTGATGATGCCAAATACGTCATCAACGTAAAACAAATCGCAAAG TTTGTGGTAGGCTTAGGAGACAAAGTTTCGCCCACTGACATTGAGGAAGGAATGAGAGTTGG AGTTGATAGAAACAAGTACCAGATTCAGATTCCTTTGCCACCCAAGATTGACCCGAGCGTTACAATGATGACTGTTGAAGAGAAGCCTGATGTGACATATAACGATGTTGGTGGATGCAAGGAGCAGATCGAGAAGATGCGGGAAGTTGTAGAGCTACCTATGCTTCACCCAGAGAAGTTCGTCAAGCTTGGCATTGATCCTCCTAAGGGAGTTCTTTGCTATGGCCCTCCAGGAACTGGGAAGACACTTCTTGCTAGGGCAGTAGCCAATCGCACAGATGCATGTTTTATCCGTGTGATAGGAAGTGAGTTGGTCCAAAAGTATGTTGGTGAAGGGGCACGAATGGTTCGTGAACTATTCCAGATGGCCCGATCAAAGAAGGCATGCATTGTATTTTTTGATGAAGTTGATGCCATTGGCGGTGCCCGCTTCGATGATGGTGCCGGTGGTGACAATGAGGTCCAACGAACTATGCTTGAGATTGTCAATCAGCTGGATGGGTTCGATTCCAGAGGAAACATCAAGGTCCTCATGGCGACCAACAGGCCTGATACATTGGACCCCGCACTGCTGCGTCCAGGGCGACTGGACAGGAAGGTTGAGTTTGGTTTGCCAGACCTGGAGGGCAGGACCCAGATCTTCAAGATCCACACTCGTGCCATGAACTGCGAGCGGGACATCCGGTTTGAGCTGCTGGCTCGCCTCTGCCCCAACTCCACTG GAGCTGACATTCGGAGCGTGTGCACGGAGGCAGGTATGTACGCCATCCGCGCACGCAGGAAGACCGTCACGGAGAAAGATTTCTTGGACGCGGTGAACAAAGTTATCAAGGGATACCAGAAGTTCAGCGCCACGCCGAAGTACATGGTCTACAACTAG